In the Pseudanabaena sp. PCC 7367 genome, one interval contains:
- a CDS encoding N-acetylmuramoyl-L-alanine amidase-like domain-containing protein, which translates to MNSAIALALISLLPIANLVPSQTGLGLADDLQYVAQYDQYAASFTHSSKQSIATAPQTKIIDDPESVTLTQAPTSDRKLLAALDPASDPKFQQIMQVAIAQELHQQSYGEMVQSMAAQLIGSGYREGLLDRSPQEKLVVSLTQFDCVLLVEIALALAMGVAVEDYTPTTLAKNVQSLRYSDGEVNGYCSRLHYFSDWINDNQKRGQVVEIGDRLGGLPLNKPLRFMSNHWQLYPKLIGSKANRDCITAMEKGINTQQISYVPTDKIRAAYGQLQPGDIIAIATEIEGLDVTHTGLAYRHSDGNFGLIHASPVGRVVVSHDLQAYIARQPQAIGILVARPISPGRSAQPQPDQEFAGSGVQF; encoded by the coding sequence ATGAACTCAGCGATCGCCCTTGCTCTGATTAGTCTGCTGCCAATTGCCAATTTAGTCCCATCCCAGACTGGTCTTGGTTTGGCTGATGATTTGCAATATGTGGCTCAATATGATCAATATGCAGCCAGCTTCACCCACTCTTCAAAGCAATCGATCGCTACTGCTCCTCAAACCAAAATTATTGATGATCCAGAATCAGTAACTTTAACGCAAGCACCAACCAGCGATCGCAAATTATTAGCTGCACTCGATCCGGCTAGTGATCCCAAATTCCAGCAAATTATGCAAGTGGCGATCGCCCAGGAGCTACATCAACAATCCTATGGCGAGATGGTGCAAAGCATGGCGGCGCAATTAATTGGCTCTGGCTATCGGGAAGGTTTGCTGGATCGATCGCCCCAGGAAAAGCTGGTTGTTTCGCTGACTCAATTCGATTGTGTATTGCTGGTGGAAATAGCCCTGGCTCTGGCAATGGGCGTAGCAGTTGAAGACTATACCCCTACCACTCTGGCTAAGAATGTGCAGAGCTTGCGCTATAGCGATGGCGAGGTTAATGGTTATTGCAGTCGATTACATTATTTTTCCGACTGGATTAATGACAATCAAAAGCGGGGGCAGGTGGTGGAAATTGGCGATCGCCTGGGTGGTCTTCCGCTCAATAAACCGCTCCGATTTATGAGTAACCATTGGCAGCTCTATCCCAAGCTGATCGGTAGCAAAGCTAATCGAGATTGCATCACAGCGATGGAAAAAGGCATCAATACTCAGCAAATATCCTATGTGCCAACGGACAAGATTCGCGCTGCCTATGGTCAACTGCAACCGGGTGACATCATTGCGATCGCCACTGAAATCGAAGGTCTAGACGTAACTCATACGGGCTTGGCCTATCGACATAGTGATGGCAATTTTGGTTTGATTCATGCCTCGCCAGTGGGCAGGGTGGTGGTTTCCCATGATCTACAAGCCTATATTGCGCGGCAACCGCAGGCGATCGGCATTCTGGTGGCCAGACCGATCAGTCCTGGGCGATCGGCTCAACCCCAGCCAGATCAAGAATTTGCGGGATCAGGTGTTCAGTTTTGA
- the ispF gene encoding 2-C-methyl-D-erythritol 2,4-cyclodiphosphate synthase has translation MNIRIGNGYDIHQLVSDRPLILGGVTIESALGLLGHSDADVLTHAIMDAMLGALALGDIGHYFPPSDPKWAGADSIELLKEVNQIITAQGWQIGNIDAMVVAEAPKLKPHIKLMRDRLAAALSIDVSQVSVKATTNEKLDAIGHKQAIATHAVVLLAPV, from the coding sequence ATGAATATACGGATTGGTAATGGTTACGACATCCATCAGTTGGTTAGCGATCGCCCCTTGATTCTCGGTGGCGTAACGATCGAATCGGCGCTAGGCTTGCTGGGGCATAGCGATGCGGATGTGTTGACTCACGCGATCATGGATGCGATGTTGGGGGCATTGGCATTGGGCGACATTGGCCATTACTTCCCGCCCAGTGATCCCAAATGGGCTGGGGCAGACAGCATTGAGTTGCTCAAGGAAGTGAACCAGATTATTACGGCTCAGGGTTGGCAGATTGGCAATATTGATGCGATGGTGGTGGCGGAAGCGCCGAAACTAAAGCCGCATATTAAATTAATGCGCGATCGCCTCGCGGCTGCCCTGTCGATCGATGTTTCGCAAGTGAGCGTGAAGGCGACCACAAATGAAAAATTAGATGCGATTGGTCATAAGCAAGCGATCGCTACCCATGCGGTAGTTTTATTGGCGCCTGTGTAA
- a CDS encoding pentapeptide repeat-containing protein translates to MAIDKQVELLKQSVANWNNVRNNGSLQNLDLCGANLRGAKLAGANLSKVDLSGSDLIGTDLSRGNLSSCDLSAACLRGANLKEANLANADLSSADLRGASLNRASLCKADLSAADLGVAELINADLSEANFKGADLRGANFTGAIFHKTDLRGSDLHEAILTDADLAGADFRGAIMPDGNIYQMRPNTTEV, encoded by the coding sequence ATGGCGATCGACAAGCAGGTGGAATTGCTCAAACAGAGCGTTGCCAACTGGAATAATGTCAGAAATAATGGCAGCTTGCAGAACCTTGATTTGTGCGGCGCAAATTTGCGGGGTGCAAAACTAGCCGGGGCAAACCTGAGTAAGGTCGATCTCAGTGGCAGTGATTTAATCGGCACAGACCTGAGCAGAGGAAATCTGAGTAGTTGCGATCTCAGTGCGGCTTGTTTACGCGGAGCCAACCTCAAGGAGGCTAACCTTGCCAATGCGGATCTTAGCTCGGCTGATTTGCGCGGCGCTTCTTTAAACCGTGCCAGTTTATGTAAGGCCGATCTCAGTGCTGCTGATCTGGGGGTGGCAGAATTAATCAATGCTGATCTGTCGGAGGCAAATTTTAAGGGGGCGGATTTGCGGGGTGCGAATTTTACTGGGGCAATATTCCATAAAACCGATCTGCGTGGCAGCGATCTCCATGAAGCGATTTTGACCGATGCTGACCTAGCTGGGGCGGATTTTCGGGGTGCAATCATGCCCGATGGCAATATTTATCAAATGCGACCCAATACCACTGAAGTTTAA
- the groL gene encoding chaperonin GroEL (60 kDa chaperone family; promotes refolding of misfolded polypeptides especially under stressful conditions; forms two stacked rings of heptamers to form a barrel-shaped 14mer; ends can be capped by GroES; misfolded proteins enter the barrel where they are refolded when GroES binds), translating to MAKKIIYNEDARRALEKGMDILAESVAVTLGPKGRNVVLEKKFGSPQIINDGVTIAKEIELEDHVENTGVSLIRQAASKTNDAAGDGTTTATVLAHAIVKEGLRNVAAGANSISIKRGIDKATTYLVDKIASHSRPVEDSNAIAQVGTISAGNDEQVGNMIAEAMDKVGKEGVISLEEGKSMTTELEVTEGMRFEKGYISPYFVSDAERMEAVIDEPMVLLTDKKIGMIQDLVPVLEQVARAGGSLLIIAEDIEKEALATLVVNRLRGVLNVCAVKAPGFGDRRKAMLEDIAVLTGGKLITEDAGLKLEAVKLEDLGKARRITITKDSTTIVAEGNEAEVKARCERIRRQIEESDSSFDKEKLQERLAKLGGGVAVIKVGAATETEMKDKKFRLEDAVNATKAAVEEGIVPGGGTTYAHLAPDLESWASGNLAGEELTGAMMVARALLAPVKRIAQNAGFNGAVIAERIKEKGDFNVGFNAMNGGFEDMFAAGIVDPAKVTRSALQNAASIAGMILTTECIVVDKPEKEAAPAGGMGGDFDY from the coding sequence ATGGCTAAGAAGATTATTTATAACGAAGATGCGCGCCGCGCCCTCGAAAAAGGGATGGATATTCTGGCCGAGTCTGTGGCCGTGACCCTGGGCCCCAAGGGCAGAAACGTAGTTCTAGAGAAAAAATTTGGCTCACCCCAGATCATTAATGACGGGGTCACGATCGCCAAGGAAATCGAACTAGAAGACCATGTGGAAAACACTGGTGTGTCGCTGATCCGTCAGGCTGCTTCCAAAACCAATGATGCGGCTGGGGATGGTACTACCACCGCCACAGTTTTAGCCCATGCGATCGTCAAGGAAGGTCTGCGCAACGTGGCCGCTGGTGCTAATTCAATCTCGATTAAGCGCGGTATCGACAAAGCCACGACCTATTTGGTTGATAAGATCGCCAGCCATTCTCGCCCCGTAGAAGACTCTAACGCGATCGCCCAGGTGGGTACAATCTCCGCTGGCAACGATGAGCAAGTGGGTAATATGATCGCCGAAGCAATGGACAAGGTCGGCAAAGAAGGCGTAATCTCGCTCGAAGAAGGTAAGTCCATGACTACCGAACTGGAAGTCACCGAAGGGATGCGCTTCGAGAAGGGTTATATTTCCCCTTATTTTGTGTCCGATGCGGAACGGATGGAAGCAGTGATCGATGAGCCGATGGTATTGCTCACCGACAAAAAGATCGGCATGATTCAGGATCTTGTGCCAGTATTGGAGCAGGTAGCTCGCGCTGGTGGTTCGTTGCTGATCATCGCTGAAGATATTGAGAAAGAAGCCCTGGCTACTCTGGTGGTCAACCGCCTGCGGGGTGTCCTCAATGTCTGTGCCGTAAAAGCTCCTGGTTTTGGCGATCGCCGTAAAGCAATGCTCGAAGATATTGCCGTACTAACTGGTGGTAAGTTGATTACCGAGGATGCTGGTTTAAAACTAGAAGCAGTGAAGCTGGAAGACCTGGGTAAGGCACGTCGCATCACCATCACCAAGGACAGCACCACGATCGTAGCCGAAGGCAATGAAGCTGAAGTCAAGGCTCGTTGTGAACGCATCCGTCGTCAAATTGAAGAAAGTGATTCTTCCTTTGATAAGGAAAAACTGCAAGAACGCCTAGCCAAGTTGGGTGGTGGTGTAGCCGTGATCAAGGTGGGGGCTGCCACTGAAACGGAAATGAAGGATAAGAAATTCCGCCTTGAAGATGCAGTTAATGCAACCAAGGCCGCCGTTGAAGAAGGGATTGTACCCGGTGGCGGTACTACCTACGCCCATCTAGCGCCAGACTTAGAATCCTGGGCTAGTGGCAATCTGGCTGGCGAGGAACTAACCGGCGCAATGATGGTGGCACGGGCGCTATTGGCTCCAGTGAAGCGGATTGCTCAAAATGCTGGTTTTAATGGGGCAGTGATTGCCGAGCGGATTAAGGAAAAGGGCGATTTTAATGTTGGCTTTAATGCCATGAATGGTGGCTTTGAAGATATGTTTGCCGCTGGAATTGTCGATCCAGCCAAGGTAACCCGTTCGGCGCTGCAAAATGCGGCCTCGATCGCCGGCATGATTTTGACCACCGAATGTATTGTGGTTGATAAGCCTGAGAAAGAAGCTGCACCTGCTGGCGGTATGGGCGGTGACTTCGATTATTAA
- the groES gene encoding co-chaperone GroES — protein MATTLNVSTVKPLGDRVFIKVSAKEAKTAGGIFLPDTAKEKPQVGEVAAVGPGKRSENGSRQEPEVKVGDKVLYSKYAGTDVKIADDDYILLAEKDILAIVS, from the coding sequence ATGGCAACAACTTTAAATGTATCTACCGTCAAACCCCTTGGCGATCGAGTTTTTATCAAGGTTAGCGCCAAGGAAGCAAAGACCGCTGGCGGCATCTTTCTACCCGACACCGCTAAAGAGAAGCCTCAGGTCGGTGAAGTTGCCGCAGTGGGTCCTGGCAAGCGCAGTGAAAATGGCTCTCGCCAAGAACCAGAGGTCAAAGTTGGCGACAAGGTGCTTTACTCCAAGTATGCTGGCACCGATGTCAAGATTGCTGATGACGACTATATCCTGTTGGCAGAAAAAGATATTTTGGCGATCGTTTCTTAG
- a CDS encoding pentapeptide repeat-containing protein, with amino-acid sequence MSNHPDQQDVALGSAHWSQIDRPSQVLGSDRDRAESHPANRSTYDQDVCHRLARRYQLGERSFCNEDLRGTRLDGVRLNQVDLSGSNLRKVRLVESELIEAKLIASDLDRANLSETNLSRANLDQAKLGKARLLLTNLRMASLREARLSQACLLSTFMNWADLTKVDLHSADLRGAILNDANLYEADLTDTNLVGAYLNRVNLTRAQLQMANMIGVRLISADLRGANLCRVDLTGANLSKADLEGANLQQATLTGAIMPDGTVHL; translated from the coding sequence ATGAGCAATCACCCAGATCAACAGGATGTCGCCCTTGGCAGTGCTCATTGGTCACAAATCGATCGCCCTAGTCAGGTGCTTGGTTCTGATCGCGATCGCGCTGAGTCGCATCCGGCAAACCGTTCCACCTATGACCAGGATGTTTGCCACCGCCTCGCCAGACGCTATCAATTAGGCGAGCGCAGTTTTTGTAATGAAGACCTGCGTGGCACCAGGCTAGATGGGGTCAGATTAAACCAAGTCGATCTCAGTGGCTCGAACCTGCGTAAGGTGAGATTGGTGGAATCGGAGCTAATTGAAGCCAAGTTGATCGCCAGCGATCTCGATCGCGCAAATCTGAGTGAAACTAATCTCAGTCGTGCCAATCTCGACCAGGCCAAACTAGGCAAAGCCAGACTGCTATTAACTAACCTGAGAATGGCCAGCTTGAGGGAAGCTCGGCTGAGCCAGGCTTGCTTGCTGTCTACCTTTATGAATTGGGCGGATTTAACTAAAGTCGATCTCCACTCTGCCGATCTGCGCGGTGCGATTTTAAATGACGCTAATTTATATGAGGCCGATTTGACCGACACCAATTTAGTCGGGGCATACCTGAATCGGGTTAATCTCACCAGGGCGCAGCTCCAAATGGCTAATATGATCGGTGTCAGGTTGATCAGCGCTGATTTACGGGGAGCAAATTTGTGCCGGGTCGATCTAACGGGGGCTAATTTGAGCAAGGCCGATCTAGAAGGAGCTAATTTGCAGCAGGCTACTTTAACTGGTGCGATCATGCCGGATGGCACGGTGCATCTCTAA
- a CDS encoding DUF3288 family protein, whose amino-acid sequence MAKQEVKDQEHPQYYNDRQLLNELLAGEPTDRNLADLARLKIRYNGFPGARDIQTDLDRALSKWQLDQAQLFAKTRQIHANKPVYASQNTGRDDWA is encoded by the coding sequence ATGGCTAAACAGGAAGTCAAGGATCAAGAGCATCCCCAATATTACAACGATCGCCAACTGCTGAACGAGCTACTGGCAGGCGAACCAACCGATCGCAATTTAGCTGATCTAGCTCGATTAAAAATTAGATATAACGGCTTTCCTGGTGCAAGGGATATTCAAACCGATCTCGATCGGGCACTCAGCAAATGGCAACTAGATCAAGCACAGTTGTTTGCCAAAACTCGCCAAATCCATGCCAATAAGCCCGTATATGCGAGCCAGAATACTGGTCGGGATGACTGGGCTTAA
- the serA gene encoding phosphoglycerate dehydrogenase, which translates to MPKVLVSDPIDQKGIDILSQVATVDISTKLSPEELLNVIGDYDAIMIRSGTKLTAEIVEAGNNLKIIGRAGVGVDNVDVPTATRKGIVVVNSPEGNTIAAAEHAVAMMLALSRHIPEANTSLKEGKWDRKKFTGVEVYKKVLGVVGLGKIGSHVANVAKSMGMKILAFDPYITAERAATLGVSLVEMEILLREADYITLHIPKTPETYHLINAETLAKMKPNARIVNCARGGIIDEAALVDAIESGVIGGAAIDVFENEPLEDGSVLRSVGRNLILTPHLGASTEEAQANVAIDVAEQIRDVLLGLPAKTAVNIPGVGPEVWQKLKPYLQLAEMLGNLVGQLAGGRVDSLDVRLQGEIANSESTPIVVASLKGLLSPALRERVNFVNASIEAKERGIHVVETRDPSIQDYTGSLHLTAKGSEGEQSVTGALLGNNEIRITNINRFPINVAPTHHMLLTLHQDMPGIIGRIGTLLGGYNVNIASMQVGRRMVRGEAVMVLNIDDPLPAAMLNEIIDINGVTDAFTVTL; encoded by the coding sequence ATGCCGAAAGTTTTAGTCTCTGATCCGATTGATCAAAAGGGGATCGATATCCTCTCCCAAGTTGCCACCGTAGACATTAGTACCAAGCTGTCTCCCGAAGAGCTACTTAATGTGATTGGTGACTATGATGCCATCATGATCCGTTCTGGCACCAAGCTAACCGCAGAAATTGTTGAAGCAGGTAATAACCTCAAAATCATCGGTCGGGCTGGCGTTGGTGTGGATAATGTGGACGTACCCACTGCTACCCGCAAAGGGATCGTGGTGGTCAATTCACCAGAAGGTAACACGATCGCTGCCGCTGAACATGCCGTGGCGATGATGCTAGCCCTATCACGCCATATCCCTGAAGCTAATACCTCGCTTAAAGAAGGCAAGTGGGATCGCAAAAAATTCACCGGCGTTGAGGTCTACAAAAAAGTGCTGGGCGTAGTTGGCCTGGGTAAAATTGGTTCCCATGTGGCCAATGTGGCCAAGTCAATGGGGATGAAAATCCTCGCCTTTGACCCCTATATCACCGCCGAGCGAGCTGCGACCCTGGGTGTGTCGCTGGTGGAGATGGAAATCTTGCTGCGTGAAGCTGACTATATCACCTTGCACATCCCCAAAACGCCAGAAACCTACCATTTAATCAATGCAGAAACGCTGGCCAAAATGAAGCCCAATGCCCGGATTGTCAATTGTGCCCGTGGTGGCATTATTGATGAAGCGGCCTTAGTTGATGCGATCGAGTCTGGTGTTATTGGCGGCGCGGCGATCGATGTATTTGAAAATGAACCACTCGAAGATGGCTCGGTGTTGCGATCAGTAGGTAGAAATTTGATCCTGACCCCTCATCTGGGTGCTTCCACTGAAGAAGCTCAGGCCAATGTGGCGATCGATGTGGCGGAGCAAATCCGCGATGTGTTACTTGGTTTGCCGGCCAAAACCGCCGTGAATATTCCTGGTGTGGGGCCGGAAGTATGGCAGAAGCTCAAGCCCTATTTGCAACTGGCGGAAATGCTGGGTAATCTGGTGGGTCAATTGGCCGGCGGTCGGGTTGATAGCCTGGATGTGCGTTTGCAAGGTGAGATCGCCAACAGTGAATCCACGCCGATCGTGGTGGCATCGTTGAAAGGTCTGCTCTCGCCTGCCCTGCGCGAACGGGTGAATTTTGTCAACGCTTCGATCGAGGCCAAAGAGCGCGGTATTCATGTGGTAGAAACCCGCGATCCTTCGATCCAGGATTACACTGGCTCACTGCACCTGACTGCCAAAGGTTCCGAAGGTGAACAATCGGTGACTGGGGCATTGCTGGGCAATAACGAGATTCGGATTACCAATATCAATCGTTTCCCGATTAACGTGGCACCCACCCACCATATGTTGCTAACTCTGCACCAGGATATGCCCGGTATTATTGGCAGAATTGGTACTTTGCTGGGTGGCTACAATGTCAACATTGCTAGTATGCAAGTGGGGCGACGGATGGTACGTGGTGAAGCGGTGATGGTACTCAACATCGATGATCCTTTGCCAGCGGCGATGCTGAATGAAATCATTGATATCAATGGCGTGACCGATGCGTTTACGGTAACGCTATAG
- a CDS encoding PhoH family protein has protein sequence MVDRQIINLPDPSSAICLAGADGQNLKLISEHTGAQLVLRGQELIINGTTVQINLCKELVLALEKLWSQDLVIAQADILAAKQAIENDQADQWRHREAIAKSRRGEIIQPRTIRQQQYVKQIEKHDLVFGIGPAGTGKTYLAVVSAVKAMQASAFDRLILTRPAVEAGERLGFLPGDLQQKINPYLRPLYDALYDLLEAEKIPQMMERGVIEVAPLAYMRGRTLNNAFIIVDEAQNTTSAQMKMILTRLGFKSRMIVTGDITQIDLPHHQKSGLVMAQKMLTGIEGIAFTQFDKSDVVRNPLVQKIVAAYERAESKQKRNR, from the coding sequence ATGGTCGATCGCCAAATCATCAATTTACCTGACCCAAGCAGTGCTATATGTTTGGCGGGAGCCGACGGCCAAAACCTGAAGCTGATCAGCGAACATACTGGTGCCCAATTGGTGTTGCGCGGCCAGGAATTAATAATTAATGGCACCACGGTACAAATTAACCTATGCAAAGAATTAGTCTTAGCCCTTGAGAAACTCTGGTCGCAGGATCTGGTGATCGCCCAGGCGGATATTCTGGCAGCCAAGCAAGCGATCGAAAATGATCAAGCCGATCAATGGCGACATCGAGAGGCGATCGCCAAAAGTCGTCGCGGTGAAATAATCCAACCACGCACGATCCGGCAACAGCAATATGTCAAGCAGATCGAAAAGCATGATTTAGTGTTTGGGATTGGCCCGGCTGGGACTGGTAAAACCTATTTGGCGGTGGTTTCAGCGGTTAAGGCGATGCAGGCCAGTGCTTTCGATCGTTTAATCCTGACTCGCCCCGCCGTGGAAGCAGGAGAACGACTGGGCTTTCTACCGGGCGATCTGCAACAAAAAATCAATCCCTATTTACGGCCGCTCTATGATGCTTTGTATGATTTGCTGGAGGCCGAAAAAATTCCGCAGATGATGGAGCGGGGTGTAATTGAAGTAGCGCCTTTGGCCTATATGCGCGGGCGGACTTTGAACAATGCGTTTATTATTGTCGATGAAGCCCAGAATACTACCTCTGCCCAGATGAAAATGATCTTAACCAGGCTGGGGTTTAAATCTCGCATGATAGTCACTGGCGATATCACGCAAATAGACTTACCTCACCACCAAAAGTCGGGGTTGGTGATGGCGCAAAAAATGCTCACAGGGATCGAAGGGATTGCCTTTACCCAGTTTGATAAGTCTGATGTGGTGCGTAACCCTCTGGTGCAGAAGATCGTGGCGGCCTATGAGCGGGCAGAGTCCAAACAAAAGCGTAACCGCTAA
- a CDS encoding precorrin-8X methylmutase, translating to MPDSLNKTPQIRSNQPSQSIQANQQLQSSSAIYPDQPDRSPQGTPQSIIHPITAQSFAIIDQEIGEHSFTAAEYAIVRRVIHTTADFEFKNLIKFTPNAIENGIKALKSGQPIVVDVGMVKQGITGLVNKTFGNEVINALDYADLTNPSSDVDLDLDLDLDRDKSLHDQGQYGDRVDVSPEVTSTKNKLIAEAPSLDLTGAERLSKKNHIKPQTTRSGRGMYICAKQHPDAIFVVGNAPTALLSLCRLAQRDPSFKPSLVIGVPVGFVSVVESKMLLTTSRLSHIRSDQRKGGSPVAAAILNALITLAW from the coding sequence ATGCCAGATTCATTAAATAAAACTCCCCAGATTCGATCTAATCAACCTAGTCAATCGATTCAAGCCAATCAGCAACTCCAATCTTCATCAGCAATTTACCCCGACCAACCAGATCGATCGCCGCAAGGTACACCACAGTCAATCATTCACCCGATTACTGCCCAGAGCTTTGCAATCATCGATCAAGAAATTGGCGAGCATAGCTTTACGGCGGCAGAATATGCGATCGTGCGACGGGTAATTCATACCACCGCTGATTTTGAGTTTAAAAATTTGATCAAATTCACCCCCAATGCGATTGAAAACGGGATCAAGGCGCTCAAATCTGGTCAGCCGATCGTGGTGGATGTGGGCATGGTCAAGCAGGGAATTACTGGCCTGGTTAACAAAACTTTTGGTAATGAAGTTATTAATGCGCTCGATTATGCCGATTTGACCAATCCAAGTAGTGATGTTGATCTAGATTTAGATTTAGACCTGGATCGGGATAAATCATTACATGACCAGGGACAATATGGCGATCGTGTCGATGTTAGCCCTGAGGTAACCAGTACCAAAAATAAACTTATTGCTGAGGCTCCAAGCCTTGATCTAACTGGCGCTGAGCGGCTAAGCAAAAAAAATCACATAAAACCGCAAACCACCCGATCGGGTAGAGGAATGTATATCTGCGCCAAACAGCATCCCGATGCGATTTTTGTGGTGGGTAATGCGCCGACTGCGTTACTAAGCCTGTGTAGACTGGCTCAGCGCGATCCTAGTTTCAAACCCAGCTTAGTGATTGGTGTGCCCGTTGGTTTTGTATCAGTGGTCGAATCAAAAATGCTCTTGACCACATCCCGCCTCAGCCATATTCGCAGCGATCAACGCAAGGGCGGATCACCTGTAGCAGCAGCAATTCTTAATGCATTAATTACTTTAGCCTGGTAG